Proteins from a single region of Sediminitomix flava:
- a CDS encoding pseudouridine-5'-phosphate glycosidase: MPLTLFDINDEVKDALANNQAVLSLESTVFAHGMPYPQNLETAKKVVEVIRGEGVVPAIIGIIDGKIKVGLSDKELEFICTSKDIIKVSRRDLPYVVGSHKNGATTVASTMILSHMVGIKVFVTGGIGGVHRGGENTLDISADLNELAKTDVAVVCAGAKAILDIGMTLEFLETRGVPVIGYKSEDFPAFYCRESGFKCDYSIDTLEELAKVVEVKWKMRLKGGVVIANPIPKIHAMQISEINMAISKAMLEAAEKDIIGKEITPFLLERIRQETEGRSLIANIHLLENNALVGAQLAKTMAEMDI, encoded by the coding sequence ATGCCACTTACGCTATTTGATATAAACGATGAAGTAAAGGATGCCTTGGCCAATAATCAGGCTGTACTTTCTTTAGAATCGACTGTATTTGCACATGGAATGCCTTATCCTCAAAATCTTGAAACAGCAAAAAAAGTTGTAGAAGTAATCAGAGGAGAGGGGGTTGTACCTGCTATCATTGGTATTATTGATGGGAAAATAAAAGTCGGATTATCTGACAAAGAATTGGAGTTCATTTGTACTTCAAAAGATATTATAAAAGTCAGTAGACGAGATTTACCTTATGTAGTAGGTTCTCATAAAAACGGGGCGACAACAGTAGCTTCAACCATGATACTTTCACACATGGTAGGGATCAAGGTTTTTGTGACAGGAGGAATTGGAGGGGTTCATAGGGGAGGAGAGAATACCTTAGATATTTCTGCTGACTTGAATGAGTTAGCTAAAACGGATGTAGCAGTGGTCTGTGCAGGGGCAAAAGCGATATTAGATATAGGAATGACTTTAGAGTTTCTTGAAACAAGGGGAGTACCTGTGATTGGTTACAAATCTGAAGATTTTCCAGCATTCTACTGTCGTGAAAGTGGTTTTAAATGTGATTATTCAATTGATACTTTAGAAGAATTGGCTAAAGTAGTAGAAGTGAAATGGAAAATGAGGTTGAAAGGAGGAGTTGTGATCGCAAACCCTATACCTAAGATTCATGCAATGCAAATATCTGAAATCAATATGGCAATCAGTAAAGCAATGCTTGAGGCAGCAGAAAAAGATATAATTGGTAAAGAAATAACGCCATTCTTGCTCGAGAGAATAAGACAAGAAACTGAAGGTAGAAGCTTAATCGCAAATATTCATCTTCTTGAAAATAATGCACTGGTAGGCGCACAGCTAGCAAAGACAATGGCAGAAATGGATATATAA
- a CDS encoding MFS transporter, producing MELTTKEKRILYLLAAVSFTNILDFMIMMPLGNQFKEVFDLIPSQWSLVISSYTFSAGISGILTFFIIDRFERKSFLLSIYTGFIIGTAFCALAFSYESLVVARAFTGIFGGVINAILFSMVGDILPVLKRGKGMGVLLIGFSAASSLGVPLGLYLGLNVNWQAPFIFIVGVAVLLWFAILKFIPKINNTKQARSLSDSFRALSKIFRNKTQIIALAGLFSMFFGHFIIIPFLAPYMVNNVGISENHLTWIYFIGGIVTIFSSPFIGRLTDKYGRLKVYAILALLSLIPHLIITNMGPTPIHFVLIASTLLFILGGRSIPANTMVLDTATAEERGAFMSIRSGVQQMASALASFIAGYILMETPSGTYENYSIAGGLGAILTLSSIFLMYKAMNANKNVKEKVAEVAS from the coding sequence ATGGAACTCACTACAAAAGAAAAACGGATATTATATTTACTAGCAGCAGTAAGTTTTACTAACATATTAGACTTCATGATCATGATGCCTTTAGGGAATCAATTCAAAGAAGTCTTTGATCTCATACCTTCCCAGTGGAGTCTTGTCATTTCCTCTTATACCTTTTCAGCTGGAATATCTGGAATCCTTACTTTCTTTATCATTGACCGCTTCGAACGCAAGAGCTTTCTATTAAGTATTTATACAGGCTTCATCATAGGAACAGCCTTTTGTGCTTTGGCTTTTAGTTATGAATCTTTGGTTGTTGCAAGGGCGTTTACAGGGATTTTTGGAGGTGTAATCAACGCTATACTTTTCTCTATGGTTGGTGATATTTTGCCTGTCTTAAAAAGAGGAAAAGGAATGGGCGTTTTACTCATTGGTTTTTCAGCAGCATCTTCTTTAGGTGTACCTCTTGGGCTATATTTAGGATTAAACGTTAACTGGCAAGCACCCTTCATTTTCATAGTGGGTGTCGCAGTATTGTTATGGTTTGCAATCCTAAAATTCATACCCAAAATCAATAATACAAAACAAGCGAGAAGTCTATCAGATTCGTTTAGAGCTTTAAGTAAAATATTTAGAAATAAGACACAAATTATTGCATTAGCAGGACTATTTTCGATGTTTTTCGGGCATTTCATTATTATCCCATTCTTAGCTCCATATATGGTCAATAATGTCGGAATTTCTGAAAATCACCTGACTTGGATATACTTCATCGGTGGGATTGTCACTATTTTCTCTTCGCCATTCATTGGTCGATTAACGGACAAATATGGTAGATTGAAAGTATATGCAATACTGGCTTTACTTTCACTTATCCCTCACCTGATAATTACAAATATGGGCCCTACTCCTATCCACTTTGTATTAATTGCTTCTACCTTATTATTTATTCTTGGGGGAAGAAGCATCCCTGCCAACACAATGGTTTTAGATACAGCAACAGCCGAAGAAAGGGGAGCATTTATGAGTATCAGATCAGGTGTCCAACAAATGGCATCTGCTCTTGCTTCTTTTATTGCAGGCTATATTCTTATGGAAACGCCTAGTGGTACTTACGAAAATTATTCTATTGCGGGAGGTCTCGGTGCAATACTGACATTGTCCTCAATATTTCTAATGTACAAGGCGATGAATGCTAATAAAAATGTAAAAGAAAAAGTTGCTGAGGTAGCCTCTTAA
- a CDS encoding M48 family metallopeptidase gives MEQTILYVILGILTVEFLLERTLGYLNKKNTKAQLPSELSEIYDEDKYEEFIRYSKAKDQLGNISSIFSFIVTILMLVKGFAWINDYVTSFGLNPMWTSLAFFGVIGLGSTIISLPFDWYATFVIEEKFGFNKTTVKTFILDKIKGLVLGAVIGGLLLSVFIWFYNAFPEFFWLYAWGIFMVFTLLITMFYTNWILPLFNKLTPLEDGELRNAIEAYSNKVDFPLKNVMVLDGSKRSTKANAFFSGLGKAKNIVLYDTLIEKMTTEEIVAVLAHEVGHYKKKHTLQMLFISAVNMLITLYVLSLVINEPSFSAALGVETQTPIFHLSLIVFSLLYSPISTITGLTMNVLSRKNEFEADAYARSTSSANDLISSLKKLSVDALSNLTPHPAYVFFHYTHPPLLQRMAALKA, from the coding sequence ATGGAACAGACAATTTTGTATGTTATTTTAGGAATTCTAACAGTTGAATTCTTACTAGAACGAACTTTAGGGTATTTAAATAAAAAAAATACGAAAGCTCAACTACCTTCTGAGCTAAGTGAAATATATGATGAAGATAAATACGAAGAGTTTATCCGCTATTCAAAGGCTAAGGATCAACTAGGTAATATTTCTTCAATTTTTAGTTTTATTGTTACAATTCTGATGCTTGTGAAAGGTTTTGCGTGGATCAATGATTATGTAACTTCATTTGGGCTGAATCCTATGTGGACCTCTTTGGCATTTTTTGGTGTAATTGGTTTAGGTTCTACAATCATTTCTTTACCATTTGACTGGTACGCTACGTTTGTAATTGAAGAAAAATTCGGATTCAATAAAACGACTGTTAAAACATTTATTCTAGATAAAATCAAAGGTTTAGTATTAGGCGCTGTTATTGGAGGCTTATTGCTTAGTGTATTCATTTGGTTCTACAATGCCTTCCCAGAATTCTTCTGGTTATATGCTTGGGGTATCTTTATGGTATTTACACTTTTAATTACAATGTTCTATACCAACTGGATTCTTCCTTTATTCAATAAATTGACTCCTTTAGAAGATGGTGAATTAAGAAACGCAATTGAGGCATATTCTAATAAGGTAGATTTTCCATTAAAAAATGTGATGGTACTAGACGGCTCAAAACGTTCTACAAAAGCAAATGCATTTTTTAGTGGATTAGGCAAAGCAAAAAACATCGTACTTTACGATACTTTGATTGAGAAAATGACTACTGAAGAAATTGTAGCTGTGTTAGCACACGAAGTAGGTCACTACAAAAAGAAGCATACACTTCAGATGTTATTTATTTCTGCGGTCAATATGTTGATTACATTATATGTATTGAGTTTAGTAATTAATGAACCTTCATTCTCAGCGGCTTTAGGTGTAGAAACTCAAACACCAATTTTCCACTTAAGCCTTATTGTCTTCTCATTGTTATATAGTCCAATCTCTACAATTACAGGATTGACAATGAATGTACTTTCAAGAAAGAATGAATTTGAGGCAGATGCTTATGCGCGTTCTACATCTTCTGCTAATGATCTGATTTCTTCATTGAAAAAGCTTTCGGTAGATGCTTTAAGCAATCTAACCCCTCATCCTGCTTATGTATTTTTCCATTATACACACCCTCCTTTATTACAGAGGATGGCTGCATTGAAAGCTTAG
- a CDS encoding FKBP-type peptidyl-prolyl cis-trans isomerase, with the protein MRAFILLLFISQLSFFSVYAQCEDCAPTTEDIDYCFTDARFGIRCAQFIEKSDYFIFSTKKSKSYKLPIIKEGENHVDYLLTQITEKTAKLSAIDVLFLEVALETWNVEKTKIGFDFTDSGLGIKILEQGNGDIPAKGDEIVVHYKGMLENGEVFDSSYDRGTPLTFPIGVGRVIDGWDEGLTSIPVGTKAILRIPPEIGYGERSIGRIPANSTLYFEVELIDIVD; encoded by the coding sequence ATGAGAGCTTTTATCCTATTACTATTCATATCTCAGTTGAGTTTTTTTTCAGTATATGCCCAATGTGAGGATTGTGCCCCAACAACTGAAGATATAGACTACTGTTTTACCGATGCTCGATTTGGAATTAGATGTGCTCAGTTTATTGAGAAAAGTGATTATTTTATTTTCTCTACTAAAAAAAGTAAGTCTTACAAACTTCCGATAATTAAGGAAGGTGAAAATCATGTAGATTATTTGCTGACACAGATTACTGAAAAGACAGCAAAACTTTCAGCCATAGATGTTCTGTTTTTGGAAGTAGCCTTGGAAACTTGGAATGTAGAAAAAACGAAAATTGGTTTCGATTTTACAGATTCTGGTTTAGGTATTAAAATCTTAGAACAAGGAAATGGAGATATTCCAGCTAAGGGAGATGAAATTGTAGTTCACTATAAAGGTATGCTAGAGAATGGGGAAGTCTTTGATAGTTCTTACGACAGAGGTACTCCTTTGACATTCCCAATTGGTGTTGGTCGTGTAATTGATGGATGGGATGAAGGTCTAACGAGTATTCCTGTAGGAACAAAAGCAATATTAAGAATTCCACCAGAGATTGGATATGGAGAACGTTCTATCGGACGTATTCCTGCAAATTCAACTTTATATTTTGAAGTAGAATTGATCGATATTGTAGACTAA
- a CDS encoding DUF4493 domain-containing protein encodes MKQSILFLLILSFSSSCNLLESNDSTNQGILTLIPSVNQNQNPVPLKNARITEDSYLFTIDIFNEDDLENSIRSLDTESLSEELILPEGNYIAKAYTNEYSLPSFSDSIYSGQSESFSISANEETEVSINCTLENVKVSISYIQNTLDFFDDIYTVVSTNSGSLLFSPNDEMTYSGFFESGNFNFDVRMQKDGINYQSLFSYENAQPSDWLKISFNFSGELTADGIGNINLIIDDSQNGIDLDWELDPVELENYALYISEYAEGSGYNKAIEIYNPTAESIDLANYSIVFYANGATESSSTLDLSGEIEAYSTYLIIHSSFDQDLLPENITQNLEASISITGNDAFVLSHQEEAIDQFGVIGDDADFASNITLRRKAEVGEGNLIFSMEEWDEFEEDNFENLGTR; translated from the coding sequence ATGAAACAATCTATTCTCTTTTTACTCATTTTATCTTTTTCGTCATCCTGTAACCTATTGGAGAGTAATGACTCTACAAACCAAGGCATATTGACACTCATACCTTCGGTGAATCAAAATCAAAACCCTGTACCGCTTAAAAATGCAAGAATAACAGAGGATTCATACCTTTTTACCATTGATATTTTCAATGAAGATGATTTAGAGAACTCCATCCGATCATTAGACACAGAATCACTAAGTGAAGAATTGATTTTACCCGAAGGAAACTATATCGCAAAAGCTTACACCAACGAGTACAGCTTGCCAAGCTTTTCAGATTCCATTTATAGCGGACAATCAGAAAGTTTTTCTATTTCAGCTAATGAAGAAACGGAAGTTTCAATTAATTGTACACTTGAAAATGTAAAAGTCAGTATTTCCTACATACAGAATACCTTAGACTTTTTTGATGACATTTACACCGTTGTAAGCACCAATTCAGGAAGTTTATTATTCTCTCCAAATGATGAAATGACCTATTCTGGTTTCTTCGAGTCGGGAAACTTCAATTTTGATGTCAGAATGCAGAAAGACGGCATCAATTATCAATCGCTTTTTTCTTATGAAAATGCACAACCTTCTGATTGGTTAAAAATAAGTTTCAATTTCTCAGGAGAACTCACTGCCGATGGAATTGGGAACATCAACCTCATTATTGATGATTCTCAGAATGGAATCGATCTTGATTGGGAATTAGATCCTGTTGAGCTCGAAAATTATGCTTTATATATTTCAGAATATGCAGAAGGAAGTGGCTACAACAAAGCCATAGAGATTTACAATCCTACAGCTGAGTCTATTGATTTAGCTAATTACAGTATAGTTTTTTATGCAAATGGAGCGACAGAATCTAGTTCTACTTTAGACCTAAGTGGGGAAATCGAAGCATATTCAACCTACCTTATTATACACTCAAGTTTTGATCAAGATTTACTTCCAGAGAACATCACCCAAAATCTTGAAGCAAGTATAAGCATTACAGGAAATGATGCTTTTGTTTTAAGTCATCAAGAAGAAGCCATTGATCAGTTTGGCGTGATTGGGGATGATGCTGATTTCGCATCGAATATTACCCTCAGACGTAAAGCTGAAGTAGGTGAAGGTAATTTAATATTCAGTATGGAAGAATGGGATGAATTTGAAGAAGACAATTTTGAGAATTTAGGAACAAGATAA